ggagacaacaagccttggttgctgcaagaaccAAGGTGCACAGgcatactgtcctgcaaggagaggcacgtGCTCACCACTCCCTAAAGTGGGCAACTGGCAgagaggaacaaggggaccactccagaccaccacctgtgttgcaggatccacacatttccagaggagagcagatccaccacGCAACCGGacgtcgttgctgtaggtgcctgcagatgcagggaagtgactcattcACTCTAACAGAGATTCCTTCTGGTTTCCTAGTGCAACTGAAgtagtcttgccgaccccagaggatgcacagccctgGAAGTGTTGCAGGTGCTGGGagaagccggagaaacaatgttgcaatgcaaGGTTGTTTGGGGAGTTGCAGACTTGTCTGtttctgaagtgtccagttgcggttccggtggccagaagcagaagaggtcgatgcagaggagtcctggtggagtctcgCATGCTGAATCTGgagacccaccctcaagggagtccctaaatagcccttaaaagGGGTTTAGTAACTCTGCACAGTcaccacctatcagagggagtcacTGATGTcccctgtctgacctggccactcagatgctcccggggcctctgcacatcttattttcaagatggcagaatcgagtggccacctggaggagctctgggcatgacccctggggtgatgatgggcaggtgagtggtcacttccctttcttttttcaagTTTCACGCAaggcagggaccaggggtccctgggatGGAACAAACCggtttatgcgaggagggcaccaaatttccccttcaaagcaaactggtggcttggggTGGCTAAccccccaagccttgtaacacctatttccaagggagagggtgttgcctccctcagaAAATTCccttgcctgagctggtcaagcagcagaaggacagagacctgtctgagggctgcagcagctgggctgcccggataaccccagaaggctggtaggagcaataatgggggtcctctaaagagccccaagagtgcatggaatcatacaatcaatactggctttagtattggggtatgattctgatgtGTTTGATACCaggcatgcccaggtttggagttaccattatgtagctggacacaggtgagacaggtgacctgtgtccagtacagggGTATAATGGCTTCCCGGAACTTACAAAGTCCaatgaaatggagctggagttcgtagaggcacctctgctcatgcaaggaaaccctcacacacaggaacctgcactccGCCCTttaggctggaagggcctaccttagggatgacttacagtgagctggtgtagtgacctgcgtgaaagggtgcatgcaccttttcacttaggctgcaatggcaggcctgcagacacagtttgcatcggtggcataatacatgctgcagcccatgggggacgcCTGGGTAactaattaccatatactagggatggatgccaattgtggagtgcacagcgGTCCAAAGTAACCAAATTCggactgatagcaggcaaaaagtgggggtaaccaagccaaaaagagggtactttcctacacaggatgCATTGTAAAATCAGAGACAGTTTGCAAAACGCTGTGCAGTTTGTGACCTTTTTTTGCAGCCTGTCTATTGGTACTTCTgatgcctgatgaatgcacaatgaGCTCTTGATTACTGCTATTAAATAGACTGTTGGTAATTTAACACAGTGGGAAATCCAAGCTGAGCCTGAATCTAGAGTACAAGCTCCTTCCTCTCGGAATGTTGGAAAGTGAAAGGGAAACAAACCCACAGGCCTCCTGGGATTGTAGTTCTTAGAATGAGCAATAGAGATTTTTCAGACTCACCAAGCAATGAGTCATGGTACCTTTAGTCTGCACAATCTGGTACAGAAGCCAGAGGCCTCTTAGATGAGTTTGGGTGAGTCCATGCAGGCTATAGGGCAGTTCCTGTTTGACGCAAGTGACATTCCACGATGGTGCTTCCTAGTGGTGGCTTGACTGAGTTATGAGAAACTGTGTATTCCCATTACAGACCAGCAAGAGTTACGTAAGAAGCTAGGATGCTATCAGGGTCCCCTTCTGggactcagccagaagatggttagTGTCTGGGGGTGGGCTTCACtgctactgcacctgttgcactaatGATAGCTCACCCTGTGCCAATGGCAAGGGGGGATTTAATCCAGAGCAGTCCCCTTTGCACAACACAGGTGCAAACATActctggcggtcacagaccgccagggccggggaccgcggatgcaccgccaacaggctggcggtgcatccaggccaattctgaccgcggcggtaaagccgcggtcagaaaagggaagccgccggtgtcccgccggtttcccgctgcccctgggaatcctccacggcggcgctgcaagcagcgccgcaatggggattccgacccccttcccgccagcctggttctggcggtttacactgccagaacctggctggcgggaacgggtgtcgtggggcccctgggggccccacaaagattttcagtgtctgcatagcagacactgaaaatcgcgacgggtgcaactgcacccgtcgcaccctttccactccaccggctccattcggagccggcatcctcgtggaagggggtttcccgctgggctggcgggcggccttctggcggtcgcccgccagcccagcgggacactcagaatgaccgccgcggtcttttgaccgcggtacggtcttctggcggttcccgcttggcgggcggctcctgccgcccgccaagattagaatgaccccctctgtcactGACACCAatgttttttacctgtttttgtacAGTTTAATCAGATGCTTTCCAGGTTTGATCTTTGCATCCCTTGAACAGAAAGTGGTCCATCTCATGAATGTTTGTTTTGCAGGAGAGGAGCCTGTTTAATGACCTGGACCACGGAATCCACACTACTTGCATCGATCTTGCCAACCTCATGACCTGGGCACATACGCACGGAACTATCTGCGGACAGATGCCCACCCTGGAGAACGTGCAGCAGGCCACGTCTCGCCAGGGGGACAACACCGTGCTGTGGATGTGTGCTGCGGGCCATGCCTACAAATGGGCTTCCCAAGGGTCTGGTTTTGGGAGATTGGAAGAGAGCGGAGACATGGTGGAGAGGAACAAACGGCGCAGCACGTATGGCCTGTGGCCGGGGGAGCACGCCTCCTTGGCAAAGAAGTATAAAGTGGTACCAGAGGCCCAGAATTTGAGGTCCTGCCCCAAGTCCACCGGTCCAGGCCAGGGGTCAGAGAATGACATGCTGTACCTGGTGTGCAATGCCACCTCTTTGCAAGACCACCTGCACGGACTCCAGCTGCGACAGAAAGACTATGAGATGGGGCCTGGTGGCATCTGCCCTTGCTCCACGCCCACCTTGCATAGCCAATATGCTCCCCGTTACCACAAACCCAGCCTTGGGGTGGGAGTATCGGAGCCCCAAGAAGTCAAGGAAGAAATGACAGCTGGAGACATTTGTGAGACCGACGAAGAAGGCCAGATCTCCCATGCAACTGGCAACACCACTGGCGACTCGTGCAGCAAGGATCTCTGCTCAGAAGGGGAGCAGCAGGAGCCGGACCACAGTCAGAGTGGAGCACCAGTCATGGCAACCCACAGCACTGATCTGGGGCGCTCGGAGACGTCTTCACCACTTGCACTGGTGCACAAGCCTTCTGGAGATGTGGTGGCCAAAGAGGGCTTCATTGACCCTGATGGGACGAGCTCCAGTCCAGGCAGTCAGTGTGACATGACCTCCCAAAGTGAACCCGTCTCCATCATGTCCACACCCCCTGGTCCGACTGATGCTGAGAAGCCAACCACAGAGTCTGTGAAAGAGTTCCAGTCGTTCATCTCAAGACCGTCTGACCAACTTATGGTGGAGGGCGAGTCTGAGACAAGCCAGAGTGGACTGGAAGTTACTTGCCACGTTCCTTGCTGTGACAACTCTAGTGATACCATGCCAGAGCTTGTGGCCCTCAGCCCCACAGACACAGGAACCCTGGAGGTGACCCAGGTGGGAAGAGCTGATCTACCACAAGAACCTCCAAGAAGCTCCAGCATCGTAGCCTCAGAGAGCAGCGTGGCGGAGAAGAGCACGTTCCGGACATACCACAAAAGTAAGGCTCTAGTTCATGATACTCAAACTTACCTTGTCCCCACAATATTCCACACCCCTCCTTTCTAACACTTTAGTCGGATCCAACCAAATATTTGTCATAAGTCTTACCATTTAGTCCTCCAGATGGTCAGGCAGTGGGAATTCCAGTGTAAAGTGTGTAAAATAGGGCTAGGCAAAGTTTTAGCTACTAAAAAGTTAGGGATGTTGGAAAATGTCTTCTTCATCAGGAAGGTGGGTGACATTGCCTGTGGTGAGGTTTGTTGTTTCCAGATTCCAGCTCCCTGTAGCCTTAGATAGAGAGCGCCTGGTGATGACTGCTATCCCTTCAATTATAATCCTGGTGTTCACCGTCCACACACATTGTCCTACTGCCCACTGAGTGTTATAATCAAGAAACAGCGTAACTTACCAGTCTCTGATAGTACCCCTCCTGACTCCCACCCCCTGGAGCAGAGAGGTCCAGATCCAGCTTCAACCCGGGCCTTCTACTGGGGACAGAGGAGGTTTACCCGACACACTGCACACGTCCTTCTAGGTCTGCAACATGCCCGACACACCATGGCTATAGTGAGGTGTTTGCCTAGGAGCTCCCCGAAAGCTAATTTGACAATCTGTTCATAAATACTTTCTAGGGGGACTAGttgcatattttccacacatttcctttttaggccaaagcctaccagacagctcagctgtctggtttgctaacgggATCTTGGGGACAGTCAaaaattggctttgtggtttgtaactcacattttctggctttctatttgctggctttatttgttttaggctgtccagcttattTTTGTCCCTCCCATTGCCCAAACCAAATTTACTGTATtattccacaaacttgctttctgtaaacaggcctttaaatcttgttcttatattgtcacatttgctgtgcattcaaagacaaagtTCACATGTCAAATTGTGTCTTCAGAAGGACcttggtgttttctttctctggACTGAAAGTGAAATAATTTATCTGACAATTCTCCTTCGTACTTCTGTGAGAGGAGAGGGTGTAGGATTTCTTTTTCCCTAGCACACAACAGAAAAAGATGAACTGTGCCGATgtttagaatatatcagaatcagTACAATTGAAGCACattcttttgtaattctgaagtgtggtggaaacaataaaatcaaaacccatcaatacactaggtgaggacatttgcacacattatagtTTGTGCTCAATAAAACAGTATTTTGGTGCAAATATAATGGCCAGATcagttgaaaatatgttgtctgtaatggcagtgtgctaccacaccatgcatactccacactacgccattCCACACTACGTCCTTCCATTCTACACctttccactctacgcccctccactcgtAAGACATCACACGCCATTCGACTCCACGCCACTCACTCCATGCCCCAacatatcactccactttacgcctttccactccacaccacttaccccACTTTAACCCACTCCTCCCAGCTCCAATCTTCCcaactccaccccattccaatctatccaccccatcccaatctaccccagaaCACTAaccaactccactccaacctactctactccaccccaatctatgcTAATCTTcccaactccagtctaccccaccgcactctactcccctccactctaaaacactctacaacatgccattcGACTCCACGCCACTCACTCTATGACACATTACTCCACTTTACGCATTTCCACTCCTCACCActtaccccactctaacccagtccACCCAGCTCCAATCTTCCCagactccaccccattccaatctatccaccccatcccaatctaccccacaacactaaccaactccactccaacctactctactcgactccaatctatgctaatctacccaactctatctatcccactccagtctaccccactcctatctacccgaccacactctactcccctccactctaagacatcaCACGCCATTCGACTCCACGCCACTCACTCCAcgacccaacacatcactccactttatgcctttccactccacaccatttaCCTCACTCTAACCCAGTCTACCCAGCTCCAATCTTCCCGACTCCACCCATTCCAAtctatccaccccatcccaatctaccccacaacaCTAACCAACTCCACTCCAacatactctactctactccaatctatgctaatctaccccactctatctatcccactccagtctatcccactctacctattccactccagtctaccccaccacactctaccccacttcactccagtgtGCCCTATTATAATCCACCCAATGTACCCCACTGCAATCGACCCCTATCCACTTTACCCCACCCTACCCtaatctacatcactacactccagtctgctcctttccactgcaatctaccctaatTAACCAAaccccactcttccccaatctaccccactccactctaccccaattttaTCTACCTCACTCCCctgttccaatctaccccactataggaagttgcctctgtatataccatctcaaggtgagagatagtgtgcacagagtccaagggttccccttagaggtaagatagtggcaaaattagataattctagtgctctattttgtggtagtgtggtcgagcagtaggcttatcagagggtagtgttaagcatttgttgtacacacacaggcaataaatgaggacacacactcaaagacaattccaggccaatagttttatatagaaatatattttcttaatttattttagaaccacaagattcagacttTAGGTACATACATACATTTTAAGGTACTTcccacaggtaagtatggaactttgaattaaaacagtaatgtacacagttttggaaaaaatgacaaattgctattttaaaagtggacactgccaaaaacaacatttcctgggagaggtaagtattggttagtttctaaggtaagtaaagcacttacacagtcagtctcctgagcataggcagcccaccattgggggttcaagtcaaccccaaagccaccgcaccagcaacacagggccagtcaggtgcagaggtcaaagtagggcccaaaacacataggcgcctatgaagaacaggggtgctccggttccaatctACTGGCAGGAAAGTACCcgtgtccttggggagcagaccaggtgggttttgtagagcactgggggggggtcacaaacaggcgcACAAaattcaccctcagcggcacaggggcggctgggtgtagtgtgtgaaataggtgtcggaattcagataggaatcaatggagagacacggggtcactctggcgatgcaggcagggcacaggggggcttctcgggccagccactgactgggctaggatgagggccgcctgctggtcactcctgcaccggtagttggttcctctcggacctgggggctgtgggtgcagtgcttcttccaggcatcgggtttctttgttaccaggcagtttgcggtcagggggagcctctggatcctctatgcaggcgtcgctgtgggggtgcagggaggttatctcagggtgtctgcattgtgagagtcgcctgggggtcctctctgcagtgttggttgttctGGACacaagccaggggcgtcgggtgcagtgtgttggggactcacgcttccggagtgaggctgtagtccctttaaagatggttgtttcttgaacagagctgctgtccacaagCGTTTCAtagtcctttgggtgcaggtcagtcctctgagtcctcagaggttgctggtcccgttggatgtgtcgctgtgcaggttctttgagtctggagacaggccggtagggctcgggccaagtcagttgtcgtctccgtcgttaCTGagcggctttcaggtcagcagtccttctttttgttgtaggttgcaggaatctggtttcctgggttcagggtcgcccctagatactcaatttaggggggtgtttaggtctggggggcagtagccaatggctacaccctctttgtgcctcctccctgagggaaggggggtacatccctaatcctattgggaggaatcctccaaaacaagagggaggatttcctaaggcaggggtcacctcagctcaggacaccttaggggctgtcctgactggagggtgagtcctccttgtttttctcattatctcctccggacttgccgccaaaggtgggggctgtgtccgggggatgggcatctccactagctggagtgccctggggtgctgtaacatcaggcttgagcctttgatgctcaccgccaggtgttacagttcctgcatggggaggtgagaagcacctccacccagtgcaggctttgttcctggccacagagtgacaaaggcactctccccatgtggccagcaacatgtctggtgtgtggcaggctggcagaaactgggcagcctagcactagtagttgtaCTGGTATacacggggcatctctaagatgccctctgtgtgcatttctcaataaatcccacactggcatcagtgtggatttattgtgctgataagtttgaaaccaaacttcccagaattcagtgaagccattatggtgctgtggagttcgtgtttgacagactcccagaccatatactctctatggctaacctgcacttacaatgtctaagatttggcttagacactgtaggggcatagtgcccatgcagctatgccctcacctgtggtatagtgcaccctgccttagggctgtgaggcctgctagaggggtgacttatctatgccacgggcagtgtgaggttggcatggcactctgaggggagggccaggtcgacttagtaattttctccccaccagcacacacaagctggcaagcagtgtgcatgtgctgagtgaggggtccccagggtggcataatacatgctgcagcccttagagaccttccctggccacagggcccttggtaccagtggtaccatttacaagggacttatctgtgtgccagggctgtgccaattgtgggaacaaaggtacagtttagagaaagaacacaggtgctgggac
This portion of the Pleurodeles waltl isolate 20211129_DDA chromosome 12, aPleWal1.hap1.20221129, whole genome shotgun sequence genome encodes:
- the LOC138267023 gene encoding uncharacterized protein KIAA1958-like, with the translated sequence MEQLEGIWENSGLQEERSLFNDLDHGIHTTCIDLANLMTWAHTHGTICGQMPTLENVQQATSRQGDNTVLWMCAAGHAYKWASQGSGFGRLEESGDMVERNKRRSTYGLWPGEHASLAKKYKVVPEAQNLRSCPKSTGPGQGSENDMLYLVCNATSLQDHLHGLQLRQKDYEMGPGGICPCSTPTLHSQYAPRYHKPSLGVGVSEPQEVKEEMTAGDICETDEEGQISHATGNTTGDSCSKDLCSEGEQQEPDHSQSGAPVMATHSTDLGRSETSSPLALVHKPSGDVVAKEGFIDPDGTSSSPGSQCDMTSQSEPVSIMSTPPGPTDAEKPTTESVKEFQSFISRPSDQLMVEGESETSQSGLEVTCHVPCCDNSSDTMPELVALSPTDTGTLEVTQVGRADLPQEPPRSSSIVASESSVAEKSTFRTYHKKPPKKTENKKPGTLADIKMFRDWLSLNYPEEQREVQAIPPQELDSYLSAFYSKIRKMNGLEFSANSFLFFQTSIERYLREQRYEYSIVRGAQFTMSQEALRRKYQHLLQKEKERDWSIVKKLTDKDVETLRRKGILSRLHPEGLLNLLFVNNVRGFGVRRQLQGTALGWGHIGLKKMPDGSECLEWKGSQNGDLDLEDPAPCVYAKPDDPENCPVRDYQEYARRRPVDMGFDMAPFYLSPKPLYCLWDQTWYCRKPLAKAKLSKIMKIIIHQVKQSNAKLK